From a region of the Streptomyces sp. NBC_01454 genome:
- a CDS encoding SDR family oxidoreductase yields MDLGLTDRTYLLTGATRGLGFATARALVADGAHVVITGRTEESAAAAAASLGERALGVAADNADTDAADRLMATARAHFGRLDGVLISVGGPAPGTAADNTDAQWQSAFDSVFLGAVRLARAAAAELPEGGVIGMVLSGSVYEPISGLTISNGLRPGLAGFAKSLANELGPRGIRVLGVLPGRIATDRMTQLDALSGDPEASHARNCAAIPLGRYGTPEEFGRTTAFLLSPAASYVTGVMVPVDGGARHGF; encoded by the coding sequence ATGGATCTCGGACTCACTGACCGGACGTACCTCCTCACCGGGGCGACCCGCGGTCTCGGCTTCGCCACCGCCCGTGCGCTGGTCGCCGACGGCGCCCACGTGGTCATCACCGGCCGTACCGAGGAGAGCGCGGCCGCGGCCGCCGCCTCGCTCGGCGAGCGTGCCCTGGGGGTGGCGGCCGACAATGCCGACACCGATGCCGCCGACCGCCTGATGGCGACGGCCCGGGCGCACTTCGGCCGGCTGGACGGCGTGCTCATCAGCGTGGGCGGCCCGGCGCCCGGCACCGCCGCCGACAACACCGACGCCCAGTGGCAGTCGGCCTTCGACTCGGTCTTCCTCGGCGCGGTACGGCTGGCCCGGGCGGCCGCCGCCGAGCTGCCCGAGGGCGGGGTGATCGGCATGGTGCTGTCCGGGTCGGTGTACGAGCCGATCAGCGGTCTGACCATCTCCAACGGGCTCCGCCCCGGACTGGCCGGCTTCGCCAAGTCGCTCGCCAACGAGCTGGGACCGCGCGGCATCCGCGTCCTGGGGGTGCTGCCCGGCCGGATCGCCACCGACCGGATGACCCAGCTCGACGCGCTCTCCGGCGACCCGGAGGCCAGCCACGCCCGCAACTGTGCGGCCATCCCGCTGGGCCGCTACGGCACCCCGGAGGAGTTCGGCCGGACCACGGCGTTCCTGCTGTCGCCGGCCGCCTCGTACGTCACCGGTGTGATGGTGCCGGTGGACGGCGGGGCCCGGCACGGATTCTGA
- the amaP gene encoding alkaline shock response membrane anchor protein AmaP, with protein sequence MYRVRRTTNRVLLGLAGAVLFGTGAAVLFGGLGLPAKWHLHLPAGWPWHGPGAVLLPADDRTRWTHQGWWWPVVIAALAVFVLLMLWWLLSQLRRHRLQEILVDSGDGEGAVLRGRALAAALAAETESLDGVDRAGVVLAGRRTAPQVRGLLALTPHADPGTVLRRLSHDAMAHARRSAGLDQLPAEVRLRAVKHRPERVS encoded by the coding sequence ATGTACAGGGTGCGCAGAACGACCAACCGGGTGCTGCTCGGCCTGGCCGGTGCCGTGCTGTTCGGCACCGGCGCCGCGGTGCTGTTCGGCGGCCTGGGCCTGCCCGCGAAGTGGCATCTCCACCTGCCCGCCGGCTGGCCCTGGCACGGGCCCGGCGCGGTGCTGCTCCCCGCGGACGACCGCACCCGCTGGACGCACCAGGGCTGGTGGTGGCCGGTCGTCATCGCCGCCCTGGCCGTCTTCGTGCTGCTGATGCTGTGGTGGCTGCTGTCCCAGCTGCGGCGCCACCGGCTGCAGGAGATCCTCGTCGACAGCGGTGACGGCGAGGGCGCGGTCCTGCGCGGCCGGGCGCTGGCGGCGGCCCTCGCGGCCGAGACGGAGTCCCTGGACGGCGTCGACCGGGCCGGTGTGGTGCTGGCCGGCCGCCGGACCGCACCCCAGGTCAGGGGGCTGCTGGCGCTGACCCCGCACGCCGACCCGGGAACCGTTCTGCGGCGGCTGTCCCACGACGCGATGGCGCACGCCCGCCGGTCGGCCGGGCTCGACCAGCTGCCGGCGGAGGTCCGGCTGCGTGCGGTCAAGCACCGGCCCGAGCGGGTCAGTTAG